A window of Castanea sativa cultivar Marrone di Chiusa Pesio chromosome 1, ASM4071231v1 contains these coding sequences:
- the LOC142624993 gene encoding O-fucosyltransferase 16: MAQFQRRRHHYYNRLRLVIPLISAVSGVLLILFAFLSFLAPSPLDSDQLRHRHLQHSTTSKVDENDAVGVPKFRVPKRGMKSDRDIWTSRNSKFYHGCSNASNKFPKVEAATHPNRYLAIATSGGLNQQRTGITDAVVAARILNATLVIPKLDQKSFWKDSSNFSEIFDVDQFISYLSKDVKIIKELPRKGKKKISMPTMRVPRKCSERCYHNRVLPVLLKRHAVQLTKFDYRLANKLDTDLQKLRCRVNYHALKFTDPILEMGEKLVHRMRLKSKHYIALHLRFEPDMLAFSGCYYGGGEKEKKVLGAIRRRWKTLHISNPDKERRHGKCPLTPEEVGLMLRALGYGSDVHIYVASGEVYGGEETLAPLKALFPNFYSKETIATKEELEPFSSFSSRMAALDFIVCDGSDVFVTNNNGNMAKILAGRRRYFGHKPTIRPNAKKLYRLFLSKSNMTWEAFASGVRTNQRGFMGEPNEVRPGRGEFHENPSTCICEDSQAKAKKDSGPRKYGKGYDATRKDDVIIDDQNADDEPEWADTDDYDLNVPLEKGLFNGTVLDYDGATSDYGELEEMLSD, translated from the exons atggctCAATTTCAGAGGCGGCGCCACCACTATTACAACCGTCTACGCCTTGTAATTCCTTTAATCTCCGCTGTCTCCGGTGTTCTTCTTATCCTCTTTGCTTTCCTCTCCTTCCTCGCCCCTTCGCCTCTCGATTCCGATCAACTCCGTCACCGTCACCTCCAACATTCCACCacc agcaaGGTTGATGAGAATGATGCGGTTGGAGTTCCAAAGTTTCGCGTTCcg AAACGAGGGATGAAATCGGATCGTGATATTTGGACTTCGAGAAATTCCAAATTCTACCATGGATGCAGCAATGCCAGCAACAAATTTCCAA aaGTTGAAGCCGCCACACATCCCAATCGGTACTTGGCGATTGCAACCAGTGGAGGATTGAATCAACAGAGAACTGGG ATTACAGATGCTGTTGTTGCTGCTCGTATATTAAATGCTACTCTTGTTATTCCAAAGCTGGACCAAAAGTCATTTTGGAAAGATTCTAG TAACTTTTCAGAGATCTTTGATGTTGATCAGTTTATATCATATCTGTCAAAAGACGTTAAAATCATTAAGGAGCTCCCAAgaaaggggaagaaaaaaattagtatgCCCACCATGCGTGTTCCAAGGAAGTGTAGTGAAAGATGCTATCACAATCGTGTATTACCTGTTCTCTTGAAAAGGCAT GCTGTTCAGCTGACTAAGTTTGATTACAGACTCGCAAACAAGTTGGATACAGATTTGCAAAAGTTGAGATGTAGAGTTAACTACCATGCTTTAAAATTTACTGATCCAATACTTGAAATGGGTGAAAAATTGGTCCATCGAATGAGATTGAAAAGCAAACATTATATTGCATTGCATCTGAG GTTTGAACCTGATATGCTTGCATTCTCAGGATGTTATTATGGTGgaggagaaaaggaaaagaaagtgCTGGGTGCAATACGAAGGAGGTGGAAAACTTTGCAT ATTAGTAATCCTGATAAGGAAAGGAGGCATGGAAAATGTCCACTCACACCAGAAGAAGTGGGTCTGATGCTGAGAGCACTGGGATATGGCAGTGATGTCCATATTTATGTGGCATCTGGGGAAGTTTATGGAGGGGAAGAGACATTGGCACCCCTAAAAGCGCTGTTccctaatttttattcaaaagagACTATAGCCACCAAGGAGGAGTTGGAaccattttcttcattttcttctcgCATGGCTGCACTTGACTTTATAGTTTGCGATGGAAGTGATGTATTTGTTACCAACAACAATGGTAATATGGCTAAAATATTAGCTGGAAGAAG GAGGTATTTTGGACACAAGCCTACCATTCGCCCAAATGCTAAAAAACTATATCGATTGTTCTTAAGCAAAAGTAACATGACTTGGGAAGCATTTGCCTCTGGAGTTCGTACTAATCAGAGAGGTTTCATGGGGGAGCCAAATGAAGTGAGGCCAGGCAGGGGTGAGTTTCATGAGAACCCGTCTACCTGCATATGTGAAGATTCTCAGGCCAAGGCAAAGAAAGATTCAGGACCTAGAAAATATGGCAAGGGTTATGATGCCACAAGAAAAGATGATGTAATAATTGATGATCAGAACGCTGATGATGAGCCAGAATGGGCTGATACGGATGATTATGATCTGAATGTGCCCCTAGAGAAGGGTCTCTTCAATGGAACTGTTTTGGATTATGATGGAGCAACCTCTGATTATGGTGAACTGGAAGAGATGCTATCAGACTAA